In Citrobacter sp. RHB25-C09, the following proteins share a genomic window:
- the cbpA gene encoding curved DNA-binding protein, whose translation MELKDYYAIMGVKPTDDLKTIKTAYRRLARKYHPDVSKESDAEARFKEIAEAWEVLSDKQRRAEYDQLWQHRNDPEFNRAFHQSEGQSYNAEDFDDIFSSIFGQHARQSRQRHASRGHDIEIEVAVFLEETLEEHSRTISYNLPVYNAFGMLEREIPKTLNVKIPVGVGNGQRIRLKGQGTPGENGGPNGDLWLVIHIAPHPLFDVINQDLEIVVPVAPWEAALGAKIPVPTLKERILVTIPPGAQAGQRLRVKGKGLVSKKQTGDLYVVIKIVMPPKPDDATAALWTQLAEAQPGFDPRKDWGRA comes from the coding sequence ATGGAATTAAAGGATTATTACGCCATTATGGGCGTAAAGCCGACGGACGATCTCAAGACTATCAAGACCGCTTACCGCCGACTGGCCCGAAAATATCACCCCGACGTGAGCAAAGAATCTGATGCCGAAGCCCGATTCAAAGAGATTGCCGAAGCCTGGGAAGTGCTGAGCGATAAACAGCGACGTGCCGAATACGATCAGCTCTGGCAGCATCGCAACGACCCAGAGTTCAACCGTGCTTTTCACCAGAGTGAAGGCCAAAGCTATAATGCCGAGGACTTTGACGATATTTTTTCCTCTATTTTTGGTCAGCATGCCCGGCAGTCGCGGCAGCGACATGCCAGCCGCGGCCATGACATCGAAATTGAGGTCGCCGTTTTTCTGGAAGAAACCCTCGAAGAACACAGCCGGACCATCAGCTATAACCTCCCCGTCTACAATGCATTTGGTATGTTAGAACGCGAAATACCAAAAACGCTAAACGTGAAGATCCCAGTGGGTGTGGGCAACGGTCAGCGCATTCGCCTGAAGGGTCAAGGCACACCCGGCGAAAACGGCGGGCCAAACGGTGATTTGTGGTTGGTGATCCACATCGCTCCACATCCCTTGTTTGATGTCATTAATCAGGATCTCGAAATTGTCGTTCCCGTCGCGCCGTGGGAAGCTGCGCTGGGGGCGAAGATCCCCGTTCCAACGCTGAAAGAGCGCATTCTTGTGACAATTCCTCCTGGTGCCCAGGCAGGACAGCGGCTACGCGTTAAAGGTAAGGGGCTGGTGAGCAAAAAGCAGACCGGCGATTTATACGTCGTAATTAAAATTGTGATGCCGCCTAAACCGGATGACGCCACGGCAGCGCTGTGGACACAATTAGCTGAGGCGCAGCCTGGGTTTGATCCGCGCAAAGACTGGGGGAGAGCATAA
- a CDS encoding 4Fe-4S binding protein — protein MSDKRRTRWQRRPGTTGGKLPWNDWRNASTWRRATQLLLLAINIYIGITFYYWVRFYETGGATLYLPRPGGIEGWLPIAGLMNIRYTLETGLLPPLHAPAMLLLTAFMLISLLLKKSFCSWLCPIGTLSELIADIGKKLFGHNFRVPRWLDIPLRGLKYLLLSFFLYISLSMPAQGIQYFLMSAYGIIIDVKMLDFFRHTGTITLLSVALLVVVSLFIRNAWCRYLCPYGALLGLLSLLSPVKIRRNAQTCIDCGKCAQNCPSRIPVDRLIQVRSVECTGCMTCVESCPVASTLSFSLKTPTGSADKNRWALSGMTMTLLVLGILFTMVALAMLLGVWESPVPEHLWYRLIPEARMISH, from the coding sequence ATGAGCGATAAAAGAAGAACGCGCTGGCAGCGTCGCCCGGGAACAACGGGTGGCAAACTCCCCTGGAATGACTGGCGCAATGCCTCGACCTGGCGCAGAGCCACCCAGTTATTATTGCTCGCGATTAATATTTATATTGGCATAACGTTTTACTACTGGGTTCGATTTTACGAAACTGGCGGCGCGACGCTGTATCTTCCGCGCCCTGGTGGTATTGAGGGTTGGCTACCCATCGCAGGTTTAATGAATATTCGCTATACGCTGGAAACGGGATTGCTTCCCCCTCTCCATGCCCCGGCGATGCTGTTACTGACCGCGTTTATGCTCATAAGCCTGCTGCTGAAAAAATCGTTCTGCTCATGGTTATGCCCTATCGGCACACTCTCTGAACTGATAGCCGACATCGGGAAGAAACTTTTTGGCCACAACTTTCGGGTTCCCCGCTGGCTGGATATTCCTTTACGCGGTCTGAAATATTTACTGCTCAGTTTTTTCCTTTATATTTCCCTGTCGATGCCAGCACAGGGTATTCAGTATTTCCTGATGTCAGCCTACGGCATTATTATTGATGTCAAAATGCTCGATTTCTTTCGTCACACTGGCACAATCACGCTGTTAAGCGTCGCGCTATTGGTGGTCGTCAGTTTATTTATTCGCAACGCCTGGTGCCGCTATTTATGCCCCTATGGTGCCCTGCTTGGCCTGCTATCCTTGCTCTCTCCGGTTAAAATTCGCCGTAACGCACAGACCTGTATTGATTGCGGAAAATGTGCGCAAAACTGCCCTTCACGTATTCCGGTGGACCGATTGATTCAGGTCCGGAGCGTGGAATGTACAGGCTGTATGACCTGCGTGGAATCCTGCCCTGTCGCCTCAACGCTGAGTTTTTCGCTGAAAACGCCGACGGGCAGTGCCGATAAAAACCGGTGGGCGTTATCCGGCATGACAATGACGCTGCTGGTGTTGGGGATCCTGTTTACGATGGTCGCACTGGCTATGCTGTTGGGCGTCTGGGAAAGCCCGGTGCCAGAACATCTCTGGTACCGGCTGATTCCGGAAGCAAGAATGATAAGCCATTAA
- the rutR gene encoding HTH-type transcriptional regulator RutR: protein MVQRAEKKTGKRSLAVSAKRQAILAAALNAFSQYGIHGARIEQIAEQAGVSKTNLLYYYPSKEALYVAVLRQILAIWLAPLKAFREDFAPLVAIEEYIRLKLEVSRDYPQASRLFCMEMLAGAPLLMGELTGDLKALIDEKSALIAGWVKSGKLAPVDPHHLIFMIWASTQHYADFAPQVEAVTGATLHDETFFNQTVENVQRMIIEGICVR, encoded by the coding sequence ATGGTTCAACGTGCTGAGAAAAAAACGGGGAAACGGTCGCTGGCCGTCAGCGCGAAGCGACAGGCCATATTAGCCGCCGCATTAAATGCCTTTTCGCAATATGGGATCCACGGCGCGCGCATTGAGCAAATTGCCGAGCAGGCTGGAGTGTCCAAAACCAATCTACTTTACTACTACCCGTCAAAAGAGGCGCTTTATGTCGCCGTGTTGCGCCAGATTCTGGCTATCTGGCTGGCACCCTTAAAAGCATTTCGCGAAGATTTTGCCCCGCTGGTGGCGATTGAGGAATACATCCGCCTGAAACTGGAAGTCTCTCGCGACTACCCGCAGGCTTCACGCCTTTTCTGCATGGAGATGCTGGCAGGCGCGCCGCTGCTGATGGGCGAGTTGACGGGAGATTTAAAAGCATTAATAGATGAAAAATCAGCGCTGATTGCCGGATGGGTGAAAAGTGGCAAGCTGGCGCCTGTTGACCCGCATCATCTGATCTTCATGATTTGGGCCTCCACGCAGCATTACGCCGACTTCGCCCCACAGGTGGAGGCGGTGACGGGCGCAACGCTGCATGATGAAACCTTTTTTAACCAAACGGTTGAAAACGTTCAGCGCATGATCATTGAGGGGATCTGCGTCCGTTAG
- a CDS encoding YccJ family protein, producing the protein MPTQEAKAHRVGEWASLRNTSPEIAEAIFEVAGYDEKLAEKIWEEGSDEVLIKAFSKTDKDSLFWGEQTIERKNV; encoded by the coding sequence ATGCCAACTCAAGAAGCGAAAGCTCATCGCGTCGGCGAATGGGCGAGTCTGCGTAATACATCACCGGAAATCGCCGAAGCCATATTTGAAGTTGCCGGATATGACGAGAAACTGGCAGAGAAAATTTGGGAAGAAGGTAGCGACGAAGTGTTAATCAAAGCCTTTAGTAAAACCGATAAAGATTCGCTGTTCTGGGGCGAACAAACCATCGAACGTAAAAACGTCTAG
- the cbpM gene encoding chaperone modulator CbpM, with protein MANVTITFTVTEFCLHTGVTEEDLSEIVGLGVIEPDVAPDDRWLFDDRAVSIVKRALRLRQELALDWPGIAVALTLLEENSRLRQENHLLRMRLSRFIAHP; from the coding sequence ATGGCTAACGTCACCATCACCTTTACGGTAACTGAATTTTGCCTGCACACCGGCGTAACGGAAGAAGATCTCAGCGAAATCGTGGGGCTGGGCGTCATCGAACCCGATGTAGCGCCGGACGACCGTTGGCTGTTTGACGATCGCGCCGTCTCGATCGTCAAACGCGCCCTGCGACTACGCCAGGAACTGGCACTCGACTGGCCAGGGATCGCTGTCGCGCTCACGCTACTGGAAGAAAACAGTCGACTACGCCAGGAAAATCATCTGCTGCGTATGCGTCTTTCGCGTTTCATCGCACATCCATAA
- a CDS encoding general stress protein, with amino-acid sequence MANHRGGSGNFAEDRERASEAGRKGGQHSGGNFKNDPQRASEAGKKGGKNSHGNRDS; translated from the coding sequence ATGGCAAACCATCGTGGCGGTTCCGGTAATTTTGCAGAAGACCGTGAAAGAGCATCAGAAGCAGGTCGTAAAGGTGGCCAACATAGCGGGGGCAATTTCAAAAATGACCCGCAACGCGCCTCTGAAGCAGGTAAAAAAGGGGGCAAAAACAGTCACGGTAACCGCGATAGTTAG
- the wrbA gene encoding NAD(P)H:quinone oxidoreductase encodes MAKVLVLYYSMYGHIETMAHAVAEGASKVDGADVIVKRVPETMQPEIFARAGGKTQNAPVATPQELADYDAIIFGTPTRFGNMSGQMRTFLDQTGGLWASGALYGKLASVFSSTGTGGGQEQTITSTWTTLAHHGMVIVPIGYAAQELFDVSQVRGGTPYGATTIAGGDGSRQPSQEELSIARYQGEYVAGLAVKLNG; translated from the coding sequence ATGGCAAAAGTTCTGGTGCTTTATTATTCCATGTACGGACACATTGAAACGATGGCGCATGCTGTAGCAGAAGGAGCAAGCAAAGTGGATGGTGCAGATGTCATCGTGAAGCGTGTACCGGAAACGATGCAACCTGAAATCTTCGCCAGGGCCGGGGGGAAAACGCAAAATGCCCCCGTCGCCACCCCGCAGGAACTGGCCGATTATGATGCCATTATTTTTGGTACCCCTACGCGCTTTGGCAATATGTCCGGCCAGATGCGTACCTTCCTGGATCAGACGGGCGGGCTGTGGGCCTCTGGGGCGCTGTACGGCAAACTCGCCAGCGTCTTTAGTTCTACGGGTACGGGCGGCGGCCAGGAGCAAACCATTACCTCGACATGGACTACACTTGCCCATCATGGGATGGTGATCGTGCCTATTGGATATGCCGCACAAGAACTGTTTGACGTATCACAGGTACGCGGCGGTACCCCGTACGGTGCAACCACTATTGCTGGCGGAGACGGCTCGCGTCAGCCAAGCCAGGAAGAACTGTCTATCGCACGTTATCAGGGCGAATATGTCGCTGGTCTGGCAGTTAAACTCAACGGCTGA
- a CDS encoding lysozyme inhibitor LprI family protein: MNRILLTCAALLLSSQALADDCANASTQIEMNSCAAAQYQAIDKKLNETFQNALKRAEAPQRELLKKAQVAWIAVRDADCALISSGTEGGSIQPMIASQCLADKTAEREAFLASLLQCEEGDLSCPLPPAG, translated from the coding sequence ATGAATCGAATTTTACTTACCTGCGCAGCACTGCTGCTCAGCAGTCAGGCGCTGGCCGATGATTGCGCCAATGCCAGCACGCAAATAGAAATGAATTCCTGCGCCGCTGCGCAATATCAGGCAATCGATAAAAAGCTGAACGAAACCTTCCAGAACGCGCTGAAACGCGCAGAGGCCCCGCAGCGTGAACTACTGAAAAAAGCGCAGGTAGCCTGGATAGCCGTGCGCGACGCGGACTGCGCTTTGATCAGTTCTGGCACCGAAGGCGGTAGTATCCAGCCGATGATCGCCAGTCAGTGTCTCGCCGATAAAACGGCCGAGCGCGAAGCGTTTCTTGCCTCATTATTGCAATGTGAAGAAGGCGATCTGAGTTGCCCGCTGCCGCCCGCAGGCTAA
- the agp gene encoding bifunctional glucose-1-phosphatase/inositol phosphatase, with protein sequence MKKTIIAAAVAGVVILSSTAQAQTTPEGYQLQQVLMMSRHNLRAPLANNGSVLEQSTPNKWPEWDVPGGQLTTKGGVLEVYMGQYLREWLASQGMVKSGECPAPDTVYAYANSLQRTVATAQFFITGAFPGCDVPVHHQEKMGTMDPTFNPVITDDSATFSEKAVQAMEKERSRLQLDESYKLLEQITDYKNSPSCKEKQLCSLTGEKDTFSAKYQQEPGVSGPLKVGNSLVDAFTLQYYEGFPMDQVAWGEIKSEMQWKVLSKLKNGYQDSLFTSPEVARNVAHPLVKYIDKVLVTERTNAPKITVLVGHDSNIASLLTALDFKPYQLHDQNERTPIGGKILFQRWHDSKANRDLMKIEYVYQSSEQLRNADVLTLKSPAQRVTLELKGCPIDANGFCPVDQFDSVLNEAVK encoded by the coding sequence ATGAAGAAAACAATAATCGCCGCCGCCGTGGCAGGGGTTGTAATATTGTCATCAACCGCGCAGGCGCAGACGACACCAGAAGGCTACCAGCTCCAGCAGGTGCTGATGATGAGTCGCCATAACTTACGCGCGCCGTTGGCGAACAATGGCAGCGTACTGGAACAATCCACACCTAATAAGTGGCCTGAATGGGATGTGCCTGGCGGGCAACTCACCACCAAAGGCGGAGTACTGGAAGTCTATATGGGGCAATATCTACGCGAATGGCTGGCGTCCCAGGGGATGGTGAAGTCGGGCGAGTGCCCGGCGCCGGACACCGTTTACGCTTATGCAAATAGTTTGCAACGGACGGTCGCCACCGCGCAGTTCTTTATCACTGGCGCATTCCCCGGTTGCGATGTCCCGGTCCATCATCAGGAAAAGATGGGCACAATGGACCCGACATTTAATCCGGTGATCACCGATGACTCAGCAACTTTCAGCGAGAAAGCGGTCCAGGCGATGGAAAAAGAGCGCAGCCGTCTGCAACTGGATGAAAGCTACAAGCTGCTGGAGCAGATAACAGATTACAAAAACTCGCCATCGTGTAAGGAAAAACAGCTGTGTTCGCTAACTGGCGAAAAAGATACTTTCAGCGCGAAATATCAGCAGGAGCCGGGCGTGTCGGGCCCGCTGAAAGTCGGTAACTCTCTGGTTGATGCCTTCACGCTACAGTACTACGAAGGCTTCCCGATGGATCAGGTCGCCTGGGGTGAAATCAAATCCGAAATGCAGTGGAAGGTGTTGTCGAAGCTGAAAAATGGCTATCAGGACAGCCTGTTTACCTCGCCGGAAGTTGCCCGCAATGTCGCGCATCCGCTGGTTAAGTATATCGATAAAGTCCTGGTCACCGAGCGGACCAACGCACCGAAAATCACCGTGCTAGTGGGGCATGACTCCAATATCGCGTCATTGCTGACGGCGCTGGATTTTAAACCGTATCAACTGCATGACCAGAACGAGCGCACGCCGATTGGCGGTAAAATTCTCTTCCAGCGCTGGCATGACAGCAAGGCGAATCGCGATCTGATGAAAATTGAATATGTGTATCAGAGTTCAGAACAGTTACGTAACGCCGACGTTCTGACGCTGAAATCCCCGGCACAGCGCGTGACGCTGGAGCTGAAAGGATGCCCGATTGATGCAAACGGCTTTTGCCCGGTGGATCAATTCGATAGCGTACTCAATGAGGCGGTAAAATAA